The following proteins are co-located in the Microbacterium immunditiarum genome:
- a CDS encoding histidine kinase → MGTNTPARIAAILVGLEGLALVALAVWQIVAIVQGDTGSIESALALLVLTAVGASALLAFAVAVFRGRSWGRSGGIVFQVLILAVALGATTGAYAHPLMALAIAVPAIAALVLLILAARDAGRAKGEASESS, encoded by the coding sequence ATGGGCACAAACACCCCCGCGCGCATCGCCGCCATCCTCGTCGGCCTCGAGGGGCTCGCCCTCGTCGCGCTCGCGGTGTGGCAGATCGTGGCGATTGTGCAGGGCGACACCGGGTCGATCGAGAGCGCGCTCGCGCTCCTCGTGCTCACCGCCGTCGGGGCCTCGGCGCTGCTGGCGTTCGCCGTCGCGGTGTTCCGCGGTCGCTCGTGGGGTCGCTCGGGCGGCATCGTCTTCCAGGTGCTCATCCTCGCGGTCGCCCTCGGGGCGACTACCGGCGCGTACGCGCATCCGCTCATGGCGCTCGCGATCGCGGTGCCGGCGATCGCTGCGCTCGTGCTGCTCATCCTCGCGGCGCGCGATGCGGGGCGCGCGAAAGGCGAGGCATCCGAGTCCTCCTGA
- the rsgA gene encoding ribosome small subunit-dependent GTPase A, translating into MSWLEPDDEDDEPEFDEEDVRVRPNPKANRPRTKRRPTHADATIARVLGVDRGRYTVLVDEDLPTERTVSAVRARELRKKPIVTGDHARIVGDTSGAEGTLARLVGIEERTSLLRRSADDTDQVERVIVANADQMLIVVAAADPEPRPRLVDRYLVAALDAGIRPLLVVTKTDLADPSEFLAHFEGLDLEVFTSAQDDMPVDRIGRALVGHSTVFVGHSGVGKSTLVNALVPTAGRATGYVNEVTGRGRHTSSSTVSLRYRGEGGTGWVIDTPGVRSFGLGHVDPANILAAFTDLAEIAEECPRGCTHLPDAPDCAIVEAVAEGRLGPGGAARLDSLQRLLATFADR; encoded by the coding sequence ATGAGCTGGCTCGAGCCGGACGACGAAGACGACGAGCCCGAGTTCGACGAAGAGGACGTGCGGGTCCGGCCGAACCCGAAGGCGAACCGCCCCCGCACGAAGCGGCGCCCCACACATGCGGATGCCACGATCGCCCGCGTCCTCGGGGTCGACCGCGGACGCTACACGGTCCTCGTCGACGAGGACCTTCCCACCGAGCGCACCGTGTCGGCGGTGCGGGCGCGCGAGCTGCGCAAGAAGCCGATCGTCACGGGCGACCACGCGCGCATCGTGGGCGACACGTCCGGCGCCGAAGGGACTCTCGCACGCCTCGTCGGCATCGAGGAGCGCACGTCGCTCCTGCGCCGCTCCGCCGATGACACCGACCAGGTCGAGCGCGTCATCGTCGCCAACGCCGACCAGATGCTCATCGTCGTCGCGGCGGCCGATCCCGAGCCGCGTCCCAGGCTCGTCGACCGCTATCTCGTGGCGGCGCTGGACGCCGGCATCCGTCCCCTCCTCGTCGTGACGAAGACGGATCTCGCCGACCCGTCCGAGTTCCTCGCGCACTTCGAGGGCCTCGACCTCGAGGTGTTCACGAGCGCCCAGGACGACATGCCGGTCGACCGCATCGGCCGGGCGCTCGTCGGCCACTCGACGGTCTTCGTCGGACACTCCGGTGTCGGCAAGTCGACGCTCGTCAATGCGCTCGTGCCGACCGCGGGCCGCGCGACAGGTTACGTCAATGAGGTGACCGGCCGGGGACGCCACACGTCCAGCTCGACCGTGTCGCTGCGCTACCGCGGCGAAGGCGGCACCGGGTGGGTCATCGACACCCCGGGCGTGCGCTCGTTCGGGCTCGGCCACGTCGATCCCGCGAACATCCTCGCCGCGTTCACCGACCTCGCCGAGATCGCCGAGGAGTGCCCGCGCGGGTGCACGCACCTGCCCGACGCCCCGGACTGCGCGATCGTCGAGGCCGTCGCCGAGGGCAGGCTCGGCCCGGGCGGCGCTGCCCGCCTCGACTCGCTGCAGCGCCTGCTCGCCACCTTCGCCGACCGGTGA
- a CDS encoding zf-HC2 domain-containing protein, whose product MTDCGCEKARRDLEEYLRNEVCSTERGDIAEHLAHCEGCADEAHVARTLTEAVARACQEKAPEELRVMVAEKLRTAGLASA is encoded by the coding sequence ATGACCGACTGCGGCTGTGAGAAGGCGCGGCGCGACCTCGAAGAGTACCTGCGGAACGAGGTGTGCTCGACCGAGCGCGGCGATATCGCCGAGCACCTCGCCCATTGCGAGGGCTGCGCCGACGAGGCGCACGTCGCGCGCACCCTGACCGAGGCCGTCGCGCGGGCGTGCCAGGAGAAGGCACCCGAGGAGCTTCGGGTCATGGTCGCTGAGAAGCTGCGCACCGCGGGCCTCGCGTCCGCCTGA
- the bcp gene encoding thioredoxin-dependent thiol peroxidase codes for MTSARLEPGSPAPDFTLIDQDERPVSLSDLRGGHVILFFYPAAMTPGCTKEACDFRDSLAPLQAAGYTVLGISRDDPEKLRRFRERDGLTYDLLSDPGHAVHEAYGAWGEKLNYGKTIEGVLRSTFVIDPDGRIEHALYNVRATGHVARVRTLLGV; via the coding sequence ATGACCTCCGCACGCCTGGAACCCGGCTCCCCCGCACCCGACTTCACGCTCATCGACCAGGACGAGCGCCCCGTCTCGCTGTCGGACCTTCGCGGCGGCCACGTCATCCTCTTCTTCTATCCGGCCGCGATGACGCCCGGGTGCACGAAGGAGGCGTGCGACTTCCGCGACAGCCTCGCGCCGCTCCAGGCCGCCGGATACACGGTGCTCGGGATCTCGCGCGACGATCCCGAGAAGCTTCGTCGCTTCCGCGAGCGCGACGGGCTCACCTACGACCTGCTGAGCGATCCCGGCCACGCCGTCCATGAGGCGTACGGCGCGTGGGGCGAGAAGTTGAACTACGGCAAGACGATCGAGGGCGTGCTGCGCTCCACGTTCGTCATCGACCCGGACGGCCGTATCGAGCACGCGCTGTACAACGTGCGGGCCACCGGCCACGTCGCGAGGGTACGCACGCTGCTGGGGGTGTGA
- a CDS encoding FAD-binding oxidoreductase, giving the protein MDATPPERAPLAVPAPHPRSDWDAWGAHTASLPAAARALLATLLPGRPHPIPRREAPLLTPSRLGDQDLDALAAMVGADHATRDDAERTLHLGGKSTPDLLARRLEEPQTAPDAVVAPADHAEVLAVLATCAERGIAVVPFGGGTSVVGGVQPDGGRHDRVIALDLARTAALLDLDETSLLATFGAGTTGPQAEELLGARGYTLGHFPQSFEYASLGGFAATRSSGQASRGYGRFDDLVHALRIATPVGELVLGRAPASAAGPDLRELFLGSEGAFGVLTEVTVRIRPIPATTAYGAWTFPDFAAGAAAFREATQRGIRPTVLRLSDETETRVNAALGGHLLRLRGCLAIATIEGEDDPDAAAVRDVLEEIFLAHGATPRGEDPARSWERGRFSSPALRDTLLGAGVLAETLETATTWANLEALKTAVTDALRETLTAEGTKPIVLCHISHVYPAGASLYFTVVAALTTDPVGQWARAKDAASRAIGAAGGTITHHHAVGRDHRPYLEAEIGPLGIAVLQAVKDALDPSGIMNPGALVPPRDEPA; this is encoded by the coding sequence ATGGATGCGACGCCGCCCGAGCGCGCACCCCTCGCCGTCCCCGCACCGCACCCGCGTTCGGACTGGGATGCGTGGGGTGCGCACACCGCCAGCCTTCCCGCGGCGGCCCGGGCGCTTCTCGCGACGCTGCTGCCGGGAAGGCCGCATCCGATCCCGCGGCGTGAAGCGCCGCTGCTCACTCCGTCACGGCTGGGCGATCAAGATCTCGACGCGCTCGCCGCGATGGTGGGCGCCGACCACGCGACAAGAGACGACGCCGAACGCACGCTCCACCTCGGCGGCAAGAGCACGCCCGATCTGCTCGCGCGGCGCCTCGAAGAGCCGCAGACCGCTCCCGACGCTGTGGTGGCGCCCGCGGACCATGCCGAGGTGCTCGCGGTGCTCGCGACGTGCGCGGAGCGCGGGATCGCCGTCGTCCCGTTCGGCGGGGGCACGAGCGTCGTCGGCGGCGTGCAGCCCGACGGAGGCCGCCACGACCGCGTGATCGCGCTCGACCTGGCGCGCACCGCCGCGCTCCTCGACCTCGACGAGACGTCCCTGCTCGCGACCTTCGGCGCGGGAACGACCGGCCCTCAGGCCGAGGAGCTGCTCGGTGCCCGGGGGTACACCCTCGGCCACTTCCCGCAGAGCTTCGAGTACGCGTCGCTCGGCGGCTTCGCGGCGACGCGCTCGAGCGGTCAGGCCTCGCGCGGGTACGGGCGCTTCGACGACCTCGTGCACGCCCTGCGCATCGCGACGCCCGTGGGCGAGCTCGTCCTCGGCCGCGCTCCGGCGAGCGCCGCCGGTCCCGACCTGCGCGAGCTGTTCCTCGGCTCGGAGGGTGCCTTCGGCGTACTCACCGAGGTCACGGTGCGCATCCGCCCCATCCCGGCGACGACCGCCTACGGCGCGTGGACGTTCCCCGACTTCGCGGCGGGGGCGGCCGCGTTCCGCGAGGCGACGCAGCGCGGCATCCGCCCCACCGTCCTCCGATTGAGCGACGAGACCGAGACCCGCGTGAACGCGGCGCTCGGTGGTCACCTGCTGCGGCTGCGCGGGTGCCTCGCGATCGCGACGATCGAGGGAGAGGACGATCCGGATGCCGCGGCCGTGCGCGACGTGCTGGAGGAGATCTTCCTCGCGCACGGCGCCACGCCCCGCGGCGAAGACCCCGCGCGGTCGTGGGAGCGCGGGCGCTTCTCCTCCCCCGCGCTGCGCGACACCCTCCTCGGCGCGGGCGTGCTCGCCGAGACGCTCGAGACGGCGACGACGTGGGCGAACCTCGAGGCGCTCAAGACGGCGGTGACGGATGCCCTGCGCGAGACGCTCACGGCGGAGGGCACGAAGCCGATCGTGCTGTGCCACATCTCGCACGTCTACCCCGCGGGCGCGTCGCTCTACTTCACGGTCGTCGCGGCCCTCACCACCGACCCCGTCGGACAGTGGGCGCGCGCGAAGGACGCCGCCTCGCGCGCGATCGGCGCGGCGGGCGGCACGATCACCCATCATCACGCGGTGGGCCGCGACCACCGGCCGTACCTCGAGGCGGAGATCGGTCCGCTCGGCATCGCCGTGCTGCAGGCCGTCAAAGACGCTCTCGACCCGAGCGGGATCATGAATCCGGGGGCGCTGGTTCCGCCGCGCGACGAGCCGGCATGA
- a CDS encoding diacylglycerol kinase produces the protein MTVTLLVNPVARGGAHAGAAEQAAERLRAHGIRTTVISGGSAAESTELLRTAIRLGTMAVAVAGGDGTVNLALQELAGTGIPLGIIPLGTGNDFAMALGLHELDIAQAAETIAAGTTRSVDLARVTRHDGSVAHYGSVLASGFDSRVNDRANGMRWPRGGSRYTIALLIEFATLAGIPFDVELDLEDGTTERISRDLVMATVGNGRSYGGGIPICPDADPADGLLDVVLVRPAGRMRLLRLLPRVYRGTHTSIPEVSTHRVRSVRLASPGVTAYADGDPIGALPLAIDIAPGALTVFAPKW, from the coding sequence ATGACCGTCACGCTCCTCGTGAACCCCGTCGCCCGCGGGGGCGCGCACGCCGGCGCGGCCGAGCAGGCCGCCGAGCGGCTCCGCGCGCACGGCATCCGCACGACCGTCATCAGCGGCGGCAGCGCGGCCGAGTCGACCGAGCTGCTGCGCACCGCGATCCGGCTCGGCACGATGGCGGTCGCCGTGGCGGGAGGCGACGGCACCGTGAACCTCGCGCTCCAGGAGCTCGCCGGCACGGGCATCCCCCTCGGGATCATCCCCCTCGGGACGGGAAACGACTTCGCGATGGCGCTCGGCCTGCACGAGCTCGACATCGCGCAGGCCGCCGAGACGATCGCGGCGGGAACCACGCGCTCCGTCGACCTCGCGCGCGTGACGCGGCATGACGGGTCTGTCGCCCACTACGGGAGCGTCCTCGCGAGCGGCTTCGACTCGCGCGTGAACGACCGCGCCAACGGCATGCGGTGGCCGCGCGGCGGCTCGCGATACACGATCGCGCTGCTCATCGAGTTCGCGACGCTCGCCGGCATCCCGTTCGACGTCGAACTCGACCTCGAGGACGGCACGACGGAGCGCATCAGCCGTGACCTCGTGATGGCGACCGTGGGCAACGGGCGGTCGTACGGCGGCGGCATCCCCATCTGTCCCGATGCGGACCCCGCTGACGGCCTGCTCGACGTCGTGCTCGTGCGACCGGCGGGGCGGATGCGGCTGCTGAGGCTCCTCCCCCGCGTCTACCGCGGCACGCACACGTCGATCCCCGAGGTCTCGACCCACCGGGTGCGCTCCGTGCGCCTGGCCTCTCCCGGCGTGACGGCCTACGCCGACGGGGATCCGATCGGCGCGCTTCCGCTCGCGATCGACATCGCGCCGGGCGCGCTCACGGTGTTCGCGCCGAAGTGGTGA
- the aroA gene encoding 3-phosphoshikimate 1-carboxyvinyltransferase gives MTADGYSPRTKPGAPVKAWRAPVAVEPLHATLTVPGSKSLTNRELILASLAESPSRLASPLHSDDSAHMIEALRALGVSIETEPGEGEFGDDLVVTPTWPLAGGGTVDCGQAGTVMRFVAALAGFAQGDVTLTAHESALHRPMGEMIKALRDVGVDIDDGGRWALPFVVRGHGHVRGGEVAVDASASSQFVSGLLLAAPRFDVGLHLVHSGERLPSIPHIDMTVEALGRRGVHVERPAPGEWIVPAGSLRGKELAIEPDLSNAAPFLAAAMIAGGSVSVKGWPAHSTQPGAMLGDILSLMGARVVRRGGALTVTAGPAITGIDLDLSAAGELTPTIFALAAFADAPTTLHGIGHIRGHETDRIAALIGELRRLGGEAHELEDGIRIVPQQLHGGTWCAHHDHRMATAGALIGLAVADVEVDDIGTTAKTMPQFVQLWERMLEGDDADATTPTRPHSVQDLAS, from the coding sequence ATGACTGCCGACGGGTATTCCCCCCGCACGAAGCCGGGCGCTCCGGTCAAGGCCTGGCGCGCGCCGGTCGCCGTCGAGCCGCTCCACGCGACCCTCACCGTCCCGGGCTCCAAATCCCTCACGAATCGCGAGCTGATCCTCGCGTCGCTCGCCGAATCGCCCAGCCGCCTCGCGTCACCGCTGCACTCCGACGACTCCGCGCACATGATCGAAGCGCTGCGCGCGCTGGGGGTTTCGATCGAGACCGAACCGGGCGAGGGCGAGTTCGGCGACGACCTCGTCGTCACCCCCACGTGGCCGCTCGCGGGCGGCGGAACGGTCGACTGCGGGCAGGCGGGCACCGTCATGCGGTTCGTCGCGGCTCTCGCGGGCTTCGCGCAGGGCGATGTCACCCTCACCGCGCACGAGAGCGCGCTGCACCGCCCGATGGGCGAGATGATCAAGGCACTGCGCGACGTCGGCGTCGACATCGACGACGGTGGCCGATGGGCGCTTCCCTTCGTCGTGCGCGGCCACGGGCACGTGCGCGGCGGCGAGGTGGCGGTCGACGCGAGCGCGTCGAGTCAGTTCGTCTCCGGACTCCTGCTCGCGGCCCCTCGCTTCGACGTCGGACTCCACCTCGTGCACTCGGGCGAGCGCCTGCCGAGCATCCCCCACATCGACATGACGGTCGAAGCCCTCGGCCGCAGGGGCGTCCACGTCGAGCGTCCCGCTCCCGGCGAGTGGATCGTGCCCGCCGGCTCACTGCGCGGCAAGGAGCTCGCGATCGAGCCCGACCTGTCCAACGCCGCGCCCTTCCTCGCGGCGGCGATGATCGCCGGCGGCTCCGTCTCGGTCAAGGGCTGGCCCGCGCACTCGACCCAGCCGGGTGCGATGCTCGGCGACATCCTGTCGCTCATGGGAGCGCGCGTCGTCCGGCGCGGGGGCGCCCTCACGGTGACGGCGGGTCCCGCGATCACCGGCATCGACCTCGACCTGTCGGCCGCGGGTGAGCTGACCCCCACCATCTTCGCGCTCGCGGCATTCGCGGATGCGCCGACCACACTCCACGGCATCGGGCACATCCGCGGGCACGAGACCGACCGCATCGCGGCGCTGATCGGCGAACTGCGGCGCCTCGGCGGCGAGGCGCATGAGCTCGAGGACGGCATCCGCATCGTGCCGCAGCAACTGCACGGCGGCACCTGGTGCGCGCACCACGATCACCGCATGGCCACCGCGGGGGCCCTCATCGGCCTGGCGGTCGCCGACGTCGAAGTGGACGACATCGGAACGACCGCCAAGACGATGCCACAGTTCGTGCAGCTGTGGGAGCGCATGCTCGAAGGCGATGACGCGGATGCCACGACCCCAACCCGCCCGCACAGCGTGCAGGACCTCGCTTCGTGA
- a CDS encoding glycerol-3-phosphate dehydrogenase/oxidase yields the protein MSATSAGAPRPPGSTALDARRRTRELDALADAGEIDLLVIGGGITGTGIALDAASRGLRTVLVERDDLASGTSRWSSKLVHGGLRYLASGQFGIARESAAERHLLMTRLAPHLSRSMAQVVPLYSPGHMTRGAYVGLGYGLGDGLRRLVGTPDAVLHSPGPLGRDETLRLVPAVRREGLRGGMRGWDGQLIDDVRLVVAVARTAAGFGASVLTRAEAVSATGDTAWVRDRVTGSELAIRARCVVNATGVWAGRIDPDVHLRPSRGTHLVVDAARLGGSDASLTVPVPGSSSRFVFTVPAPHGRAYIGITDVPAGTELPLVPTPGDDEVTLLLDVMNTVLEAPLTRDDVIGAFAGLRPLLTDPRHDETSDLSRRHAIIESSTGVLSVVGGKLTTYRRMAQDGVDAAVRMRLGSSVANSRTRSIPLVGAWPRERLASLDASPRLVRRYGAEAPFVARLADGPEAARGVTAQELEWGVRAEGALSLDDLLDRRTRLGLVPADRDESTDAAAAAFERAGVDPI from the coding sequence GTGAGCGCGACCTCCGCCGGCGCACCCCGGCCGCCCGGTTCCACTGCGCTCGACGCGCGCCGGCGGACGCGCGAGCTCGACGCGCTCGCGGATGCCGGCGAGATCGACCTGCTCGTGATCGGCGGCGGCATCACCGGCACGGGCATCGCCCTCGACGCCGCCTCGCGCGGTCTGCGAACGGTTCTCGTCGAGCGCGACGACCTCGCGAGCGGCACGAGCCGCTGGAGCTCGAAGCTCGTGCACGGCGGACTCCGCTACCTCGCGTCGGGCCAGTTCGGGATCGCGCGCGAGAGCGCGGCGGAGCGGCACCTGCTGATGACGCGCCTCGCGCCGCACCTCTCCCGGTCGATGGCGCAGGTCGTTCCGCTGTACTCACCCGGACACATGACGCGCGGGGCATATGTCGGCCTCGGGTACGGGCTCGGCGACGGACTGCGCCGTCTCGTCGGCACCCCCGACGCCGTCCTGCACTCGCCGGGGCCGCTCGGGCGCGACGAGACGCTCCGGCTCGTGCCGGCCGTGCGCCGCGAGGGTCTGCGCGGCGGCATGCGCGGTTGGGACGGCCAGCTCATCGACGACGTCCGCCTCGTGGTCGCCGTCGCCCGCACTGCGGCGGGGTTCGGGGCATCCGTCCTCACCCGCGCCGAAGCCGTGTCGGCCACGGGCGACACCGCATGGGTGCGCGACCGCGTGACCGGCTCGGAGCTGGCGATCCGCGCGCGCTGCGTGGTCAACGCGACCGGGGTGTGGGCGGGCCGCATCGACCCCGATGTCCACCTGCGCCCGAGTCGCGGCACGCACCTCGTCGTCGACGCGGCGCGCCTCGGCGGCTCGGACGCGTCGCTCACGGTGCCCGTGCCCGGATCGAGCAGTCGTTTCGTGTTCACGGTGCCCGCGCCCCACGGGCGCGCGTACATCGGCATCACGGACGTGCCCGCGGGCACGGAGCTCCCCCTCGTTCCGACGCCCGGCGACGACGAGGTAACCCTGCTGCTCGACGTCATGAACACCGTGCTCGAGGCGCCGCTCACGCGCGACGACGTCATCGGGGCGTTCGCCGGCCTGCGGCCGCTGCTCACCGACCCACGCCACGATGAGACGAGCGACCTGTCGCGCCGTCACGCGATCATCGAATCGTCCACGGGTGTGCTGAGCGTCGTGGGCGGCAAGCTCACGACGTACCGGCGCATGGCGCAGGACGGTGTGGATGCCGCCGTCCGCATGCGTCTGGGCAGCTCCGTCGCGAACTCGCGCACCCGGTCGATCCCGCTCGTCGGGGCGTGGCCGCGCGAGCGGCTCGCATCGCTCGACGCGTCGCCCCGGCTCGTTCGCCGATACGGCGCCGAGGCCCCATTCGTCGCGCGCCTGGCCGACGGCCCGGAGGCCGCGCGAGGCGTCACGGCGCAGGAGCTCGAGTGGGGCGTCCGCGCCGAGGGCGCCCTGTCGCTCGACGACCTGCTCGACCGGCGCACACGGCTCGGCCTCGTTCCGGCGGATCGCGACGAATCGACGGATGCCGCGGCCGCCGCCTTTGAGCGCGCGGGCGTCGATCCCATCTGA
- a CDS encoding sigma-70 family RNA polymerase sigma factor produces MIATLERPSTQSTRISSSVQAPALGWPVMTDPSHALPPRTADAPDSDVSLDEPVDVRAQFEEQALPFMDQLYAAAMRMTRNPSDAADLVQETFVKAFSSWATFTQGTNLKAWLYRILTNTYINTYRKKQREPYQGTIDDLEDWQLGGAESTTATRTRSAEAEAIDRMPASIVKEALQSIPEDFRLAVYLADVEGFSYQEIADIMKTPIGTVMSRLHRGRRLLRDLLADYAKERGIAADPENSGRKATATRSKR; encoded by the coding sequence ATGATTGCGACCCTCGAGCGGCCGTCGACCCAGTCGACGCGCATCTCGTCGTCCGTTCAGGCGCCGGCGCTAGGCTGGCCCGTGATGACCGATCCGTCGCACGCCCTCCCGCCGCGCACCGCCGACGCACCTGACTCCGACGTCTCCCTCGATGAGCCGGTCGACGTGCGTGCCCAGTTCGAGGAGCAGGCGCTTCCCTTCATGGACCAGCTCTACGCGGCCGCGATGCGCATGACGCGCAATCCGTCCGATGCCGCCGACCTGGTGCAGGAGACGTTCGTGAAGGCGTTCTCCTCGTGGGCGACGTTCACGCAGGGCACGAACCTCAAGGCGTGGCTCTACCGCATCCTGACGAACACCTACATCAACACGTATCGCAAGAAGCAGCGCGAGCCGTACCAGGGAACGATCGACGACCTCGAGGACTGGCAGCTCGGCGGGGCGGAGTCCACCACGGCGACGCGCACGCGCTCGGCCGAGGCCGAGGCGATCGACCGCATGCCCGCTTCGATCGTGAAGGAAGCGCTGCAGTCGATCCCCGAGGACTTCCGGCTCGCGGTGTATCTTGCCGACGTCGAGGGATTCTCGTATCAAGAGATCGCCGACATCATGAAGACCCCGATCGGCACGGTCATGAGCCGCCTTCATCGTGGCAGGCGGCTGCTGCGTGACCTGCTCGCCGATTACGCGAAAGAACGCGGCATCGCCGCGGATCCAGAGAACAGCGGCCGCAAGGCGACCGCCACAAGGAGCAAGAGATGA